Below is a window of Anomaloglossus baeobatrachus isolate aAnoBae1 chromosome 8, aAnoBae1.hap1, whole genome shotgun sequence DNA.
GGATATTTTTTACTTAAACAAGTATGACCTTGCTCTCCAAATTGACATTTCCACCCACCAcagcagtcacaaggtctttacagtAGAAATAGCTCCTGTACATGTTTCCTTTGCTGCTATGTCTACAGTGGAGTCCACGCAGTCCTGCACTCATGTTACATATCACACGATTCCTATTTTTGGGAAGATTGGAGTGCGGTTCTGCTTGGACTGAATCCCGCAGTCCACATCTGCAGCTGCCCCTCTCCGCTCTATAAAATGGCCTATATGTTAACATTTATTATGTATGGTCTGAGTCTTTGCAGCTCACATGTTGCAACAGGTTTCAGAGAAACCTACATCACAAGGGATCGTCTTCTTATGTTATCACGCCAACAAACAAGGTTACTGCAGGTTACAAACATAAGACGTAATAAAAGGTGCATAACACGCCCATGGCTATGCTACAAGAGCCAACAACACAACATGCAATTCCATTCACTTCTTACTAAGCTTGAAGTCAACCAAGATGGCCACCGTTACATTGGAATCTGTTTAACGATAGAAACCTATACCCATACGACATTATAACCCAATGTGCTAGGATGGAAGCTGATATTTTTAACAAAAACAATAATGTGAACTGACCTCCATCCACATCCGGGCCACGTGCAAGCAaacggcttctcccccgtgtgtctACGTAGGTGAGCCTTTAGATGACTACTCTTGGTGTACATTTTGGTGCATCCTGGAAAAGTACATTTGTGCATTTTTATGAGTTCTGTTGCTGCGCTTTTTTGGAACTTCTGGCCAACCATAATACCAGATTGTCCCTGACCCCCCACACCTGAGCCCATAGGTTTAGCAGCAATTGGCACAGGTGCAATGCGGACAAATTTGGAGGACATATTTGATGACTGGACCAGTTGTGGGACCAGAGCAAAGGTCTGACCTTGAATGTTAACTAGAAGTTGTGCTACTTTGATGTTATCGGGGAACTGTGACGCTGAGGCTTGGCTGGCGTTGGACTCTTGCTTGATCTCTATGGGTTGGATCTGCAATATAACAGGAATTCCACCTTCAACAGCAAGGGCGCCAGGACTTTTGCTATCAGATTCCCCTTGTGATGTGCTATTTGACTGTTCTTTTGTATCCTGCTTGGTAAAGTTGACCACCATAGAGGCCTGCTTGAGTTGATCGTGACCACAATTCCTCAGTTCCTGTTGTGTTTCGACTTTCAAATCAGTTTTCATGTTTTCTTCAAGAAACTCTTCAATTTCATCCAAGGTGGGATGAAAAAGTGATGTTTCCTCCATGTCCACCCCAAAATCAGGAACTTTGAAGAACTCCTCTTTGACCATTGTAGGATGTTTTCTTTTGTCCCACCATGATAAAGAAGCATTACCCAAAGAAGTCTGGGACAAAAGATAGTCTAGAATGCTGTCCTGACTCTCCGCACTGCACGTGCTTCCATAACTGGAGCTTAGCACCTGAGAATCAGGACTGGAACAGGAACGGAAACTGGAAGAGTCACTGTCATCCTCCGAAGTGGGAGAAGGCAAC
It encodes the following:
- the KLF15 gene encoding Krueppel-like factor 15; the protein is MVDHLLLTDECFSNAQSSLDYTMEMLMGGRGYHMLPSPTSEDDSDSSSFRSCSSPDSQVLSSSYGSTCSAESQDSILDYLLSQTSLGNASLSWWDKRKHPTMVKEEFFKVPDFGVDMEETSLFHPTLDEIEEFLEENMKTDLKVETQQELRNCGHDQLKQASMVVNFTKQDTKEQSNSTSQGESDSKSPGALAVEGGIPVILQIQPIEIKQESNASQASASQFPDNIKVAQLLVNIQGQTFALVPQLVQSSNMSSKFVRIAPVPIAAKPMGSGVGGQGQSGIMVGQKFQKSAATELIKMHKCTFPGCTKMYTKSSHLKAHLRRHTGEKPFACTWPGCGWRFSRSDELSRHRRSHSGVKPYQCAVCEKKFARSDHLSKHIKVHRFPRSSRSTRLSN